A window of the Desulforapulum autotrophicum HRM2 genome harbors these coding sequences:
- a CDS encoding branched-chain amino acid ABC transporter permease produces the protein MEDIFSQLAQQAINGITIGGVYALIAIGYSMVYGVLSMLNFAHGELYMIGGFTGWWVLELFSVAHVPVMNAALLISLMILLAMGVSALLGLVIERVAYRPLRNAPRMNLLLSSLGVSIFIQNFILYFQGAKVKVFHISQLIPEGLRTFHIGGVVISFMRIFVMLACFLLMVLLTLIIKRTNVGKSIRATAQDIEAAAFMGIDTDKIIVIVFLIGSALGGAAGVLVSLLFTQVDYYVGFQAGLKGFTAAVLGGIGSIPGAMVGGLFLGLCEAMAVTFFPSAYKDVVAFLILIAVLIFRPQGLMGEKIREKV, from the coding sequence ATGGAAGATATTTTCAGTCAGCTCGCCCAGCAGGCAATAAACGGTATTACCATCGGCGGTGTTTACGCATTGATTGCCATTGGTTATTCCATGGTTTACGGCGTTCTTTCCATGCTCAACTTTGCCCATGGGGAATTGTATATGATCGGTGGTTTTACCGGGTGGTGGGTGCTGGAATTGTTTTCAGTCGCCCATGTACCGGTTATGAATGCCGCCCTGTTAATCTCCCTGATGATTCTTCTGGCAATGGGGGTGTCGGCCCTGCTCGGACTTGTCATTGAGCGGGTCGCCTACCGGCCGCTTCGCAACGCGCCCCGGATGAACCTGCTGTTGAGCTCCCTCGGGGTTTCCATTTTTATCCAGAATTTCATTCTCTATTTCCAGGGTGCCAAGGTAAAGGTCTTTCACATCTCCCAATTGATACCTGAAGGCCTGAGAACCTTCCACATCGGCGGGGTTGTCATCTCTTTCATGCGGATTTTTGTCATGCTGGCCTGCTTTCTCCTGATGGTTCTATTAACCTTGATCATCAAACGAACCAATGTGGGAAAATCCATCCGTGCAACGGCCCAGGATATTGAAGCGGCTGCCTTCATGGGCATTGATACGGATAAAATTATTGTCATTGTCTTCTTGATCGGATCTGCCCTGGGCGGTGCCGCAGGTGTGCTTGTCAGCCTTTTGTTCACCCAGGTGGATTATTATGTGGGGTTTCAGGCCGGGTTAAAGGGGTTCACGGCGGCAGTCCTTGGTGGGATCGGGAGCATCCCCGGGGCCATGGTCGGCGGCCTTTTCCTGGGGCTTTGTGAAGCCATGGCCGTCACTTTTTTTCCGTCTGCCTATAAAGATGTTGTGGCATTCCTAATTCTGATAGCTGTACTTATTTTCAGACCCCAGGGACTGATGGGAGAAAAAATACGTGAAAAGGTTTAA
- a CDS encoding branched-chain amino acid ABC transporter substrate-binding protein, with protein sequence MMKKCIVLLFTVLFLSMGQTCLANGVAEGIHVGNAGSFTGDAAAPCMEIYNSSQLAVDEWNARGGIQGVQIEHIMGDDALDPAQGIHVARKFTSDPLMYGVVGPPVSHIAQASLKIYGQNDLACITTAASKPELTESGYKHFFRVNARNDAHGLNCALFIKRNLKARKIAILNEKVAYCENLAKQTIKSLNGLGITEIMNDTIVAGAKDYSAVLTKVKAYKPDVLFFIATAAPDQAIGVRQAKELGIDAIFFGTEGARDKKDFIEASEGAAQGAYVYHFSPDIYSIDEAGEYVKKYEAKYGKLSGFGPPAYEAMNILLTAIDLAAKDGKIDREEVIFQLAAIKAYKGILGFPISFDEKGDLLGSATYFFKVNGADFEQVAVLTGK encoded by the coding sequence ATGATGAAAAAATGTATTGTTCTGCTGTTTACTGTGCTGTTTTTATCCATGGGGCAAACCTGCCTTGCCAATGGGGTGGCCGAGGGAATTCATGTTGGCAATGCCGGGTCGTTTACGGGTGATGCTGCAGCACCCTGTATGGAAATTTATAATTCATCCCAGCTTGCCGTGGATGAATGGAATGCCAGGGGGGGAATCCAGGGAGTTCAAATTGAGCATATCATGGGCGATGATGCCCTTGACCCGGCCCAGGGAATTCATGTGGCCAGAAAATTCACCTCTGATCCGTTAATGTATGGTGTGGTCGGGCCTCCGGTCAGCCATATTGCCCAGGCCTCATTGAAGATATACGGCCAGAACGACCTTGCCTGTATCACCACTGCGGCTTCAAAGCCAGAATTGACGGAATCGGGGTATAAACATTTTTTCAGGGTCAATGCCCGAAACGATGCCCATGGGTTAAATTGTGCGCTTTTTATCAAAAGAAATCTCAAGGCCAGGAAGATCGCCATTTTAAATGAAAAAGTTGCCTATTGTGAAAACCTGGCAAAACAGACCATCAAGAGTCTTAATGGTTTAGGCATTACCGAAATTATGAACGATACCATCGTGGCCGGCGCCAAGGATTATTCCGCTGTTCTCACAAAGGTAAAGGCCTATAAACCGGATGTCCTTTTTTTCATTGCCACAGCAGCCCCGGATCAAGCCATTGGTGTCCGCCAGGCAAAGGAGCTCGGAATAGACGCCATCTTCTTTGGAACAGAGGGCGCAAGGGATAAAAAGGATTTTATTGAGGCATCAGAAGGCGCGGCCCAGGGCGCCTATGTGTATCATTTCAGTCCTGATATCTATTCCATCGATGAAGCAGGGGAATACGTGAAAAAATATGAAGCAAAATACGGTAAGCTGAGCGGATTTGGTCCCCCGGCCTATGAAGCCATGAACATCCTTTTGACGGCCATTGATCTGGCAGCAAAGGACGGAAAGATAGATCGTGAGGAAGTCATTTTCCAGCTTGCTGCCATCAAGGCCTACAAGGGCATACTGGGATTTCCCATCAGCTTTGATGAAAAAGGCGATCTTCTGGGCAGTGCTACTTATTTTTTTAAGGTGAATGGCGCGGATTTTGAGCAGGTTGCCGTGCTGACCGGCAAATAG
- a CDS encoding GntR family transcriptional regulator gives MDKLTLKEKVYKILRNDILTGQISGGTHITESMISKRLDVSRTPVREALQRLTQEKLVVPLPRAGYMIEDMSDDDIQDLFSARFDIEVLAVKKAVQYITVDELRSMEENIEKTRTHILSGELQRVTELDLEFHGIIYKASRSKTFYRICKNLGDLTMKYRHGLNLVKDLWEEAIENHTAIYLAICAKDEERAIRAITRHGEQAKYQLLDIMKKVRSDSFFKDEI, from the coding sequence ATGGACAAATTAACCTTAAAAGAAAAAGTGTACAAAATCCTTAGAAATGACATTTTAACCGGGCAGATTTCCGGCGGAACCCACATAACCGAATCCATGATTTCCAAACGCCTTGATGTCAGCAGGACGCCTGTAAGGGAGGCGTTGCAGCGGCTCACCCAGGAAAAACTGGTGGTACCCCTGCCACGGGCGGGATATATGATCGAGGATATGTCCGATGATGATATCCAGGACCTTTTTTCGGCCCGCTTTGATATTGAGGTGCTTGCCGTTAAAAAAGCAGTGCAATATATCACCGTTGATGAACTCAGGAGCATGGAGGAGAATATTGAAAAGACAAGGACCCATATCCTGTCTGGCGAACTCCAGCGAGTGACGGAGCTGGATCTTGAATTCCATGGCATTATTTATAAGGCGTCTCGAAGTAAAACATTTTACAGGATATGCAAAAACCTGGGGGATCTCACAATGAAGTACCGCCATGGGTTGAACCTTGTGAAAGACCTGTGGGAAGAGGCCATTGAAAACCACACAGCGATTTATCTGGCAATTTGTGCAAAGGATGAAGAACGAGCAATCCGGGCCATTACCCGTCATGGGGAGCAGGCCAAGTACCAGTTGCTGGACATTATGAAAAAAGTGAGGTCAGATTCGTTTTTTAAGGATGAAATATAG
- a CDS encoding branched-chain amino acid ABC transporter ATP-binding protein/permease → MKRFKSWIKTGPNTVTIIFFVLALAVIPVILPNTYWQSIFSMTGIYVMLALGLNIVAGFTGLLDLSYVAFFGIGGYTFAFLCSDHFGIHLPFLLAIPVCAITAMVAGFLLGLTSIRLKGDYLAIVTLAFAQIFKLLLLNLDAPVNITGGVNGLYAFDMISVFSIKVTTPEHYSTLIWTCALLVFVVSVRLKSSRIGRGWNAIREDELAANTIGINTTRMKLYSFASGALIAGFSGALFASFQDSVFPNSFGFQQLVIVYCMVIIGGLGNVYGVIAGAVILSILPEILREYGGLRMMIYGLVLVGIMAIRPQGLFASIPGFIRKQKRPDKDETGALRASTDLYYAQKKEGAVQNKFIKQPMPLLKIQNLTLHFGGLRAIDGLDFNLYKNEILSIIGPNGAGKSTLFNVISGIYKSDQGRIIYKAQDISTLKPHMVAKAGIARTFQNLRLFNDLSVIENIKVSRFCRTKAFFPAVILNLKSNQREEKETGEKVRTILDMFGKRLTGYRYNQKVSQLSYANRRRVEIARAMATDPEILLLDEPSAGMNPQETEEITGFIKTLRDQFGYTILVIEHKLNLVKAVSDRVIVMDYGKKICEGSYEDISRNPLVIEAYLGKKGKREKKNNS, encoded by the coding sequence GTGAAAAGGTTTAAGTCCTGGATCAAGACGGGACCCAATACCGTCACCATTATTTTCTTTGTCCTGGCCCTGGCTGTCATTCCTGTCATATTGCCCAACACATACTGGCAGAGCATCTTTTCCATGACCGGGATTTATGTGATGCTGGCACTGGGTTTGAACATTGTTGCCGGGTTTACCGGCCTGCTGGATCTTTCCTATGTCGCTTTTTTCGGGATCGGTGGTTACACCTTTGCCTTTTTGTGTTCGGATCATTTTGGCATTCATCTGCCTTTTCTCCTGGCCATACCTGTCTGCGCCATAACCGCCATGGTAGCGGGTTTTTTACTGGGACTTACCAGCATCCGCCTTAAAGGGGACTACCTTGCCATTGTGACGCTGGCCTTTGCCCAGATTTTTAAACTGCTCCTGTTGAACCTTGATGCCCCGGTGAATATTACAGGGGGGGTCAATGGCCTGTATGCTTTTGACATGATCTCGGTGTTTTCCATCAAGGTCACCACGCCTGAGCACTATTCAACATTGATCTGGACCTGCGCACTTCTTGTGTTTGTGGTGTCGGTCAGGCTGAAATCGTCCAGGATCGGAAGGGGATGGAACGCCATAAGAGAAGATGAACTGGCCGCCAATACCATCGGTATCAACACCACCAGAATGAAACTCTACTCATTTGCATCGGGTGCCTTGATCGCCGGCTTTTCAGGTGCGCTCTTTGCTTCTTTTCAAGATTCCGTGTTTCCCAACAGTTTTGGGTTCCAGCAACTGGTCATTGTTTATTGCATGGTCATCATTGGCGGACTTGGAAACGTTTATGGGGTCATTGCCGGTGCCGTCATCCTGAGTATTCTTCCTGAAATTTTAAGGGAATACGGCGGATTAAGAATGATGATTTACGGACTTGTTCTGGTCGGGATCATGGCCATTAGACCCCAGGGACTGTTCGCCAGCATTCCAGGATTTATCCGGAAACAAAAACGGCCGGATAAGGATGAAACAGGGGCGCTGCGGGCATCCACAGACCTCTATTATGCTCAAAAAAAAGAGGGGGCAGTACAGAACAAATTTATCAAACAACCCATGCCCCTGCTTAAAATCCAAAATCTGACCCTTCATTTTGGAGGATTAAGGGCCATTGATGGCCTTGATTTTAACCTGTATAAAAACGAGATACTCAGCATCATCGGCCCGAACGGGGCCGGTAAAAGTACCCTGTTTAACGTTATTTCAGGTATTTATAAAAGCGACCAGGGCCGAATAATTTACAAGGCACAGGATATTTCAACCCTGAAACCCCATATGGTTGCAAAGGCAGGGATCGCAAGAACCTTTCAGAATCTGAGACTTTTTAACGACCTCTCGGTCATTGAGAATATAAAAGTGAGCCGATTCTGCAGAACAAAGGCATTTTTTCCTGCTGTGATACTTAACTTGAAATCAAACCAGAGGGAAGAAAAAGAGACGGGGGAAAAGGTTCGAACAATTCTGGATATGTTCGGGAAACGGCTGACGGGGTACCGGTACAATCAGAAAGTGTCCCAACTCTCCTATGCCAACCGGCGGCGGGTTGAAATTGCAAGGGCAATGGCCACGGATCCGGAAATTTTGCTCCTTGATGAACCCTCTGCCGGCATGAATCCCCAGGAGACCGAAGAGATCACCGGGTTCATCAAAACCCTGCGGGATCAATTCGGGTATACCATCCTTGTGATTGAACATAAACTAAATTTAGTCAAGGCGGTTTCAGACAGGGTCATTGTCATGGACTATGGGAAGAAAATCTGTGAAGGGTCCTATGAAGATATTTCCAGGAACCCTTTGGTGATTGAGGCCTACCTGGGAAAAAAGGGCAAACGTGAAAAAAAAAATAATTCTTGA
- a CDS encoding ABC transporter ATP-binding protein → MKKKIILELKNVNACYGKIQVLYNINMTIRQGELICLLGGNASGKSTTLKTILGIVHPTQGTVSLKGENINKKPTNYIIRNGVSIVPENRRIFPGMTVRENLEIGAMHRKDTDQVKLDMAAMLDLFPRLGERINLLGMMLSGGEQQMLAMARALLSDPDILLMDEPSMGLSPALVDQQFEIIENINKKGTTILMVEQNANMALSIADRGYVLQTGEIVLDDRAENLLNDPSMQRAYLGGEF, encoded by the coding sequence GTGAAAAAAAAAATAATTCTTGAACTTAAAAATGTAAATGCCTGCTATGGTAAAATACAGGTGCTTTACAATATTAATATGACGATCCGGCAAGGGGAACTCATCTGTCTTCTAGGGGGCAATGCCTCGGGAAAATCCACAACCCTCAAGACCATTCTCGGCATTGTTCACCCAACCCAAGGCACTGTGTCGCTCAAGGGTGAAAATATCAATAAAAAGCCGACCAATTATATTATCCGCAACGGGGTATCCATTGTTCCGGAAAACCGGAGAATTTTTCCCGGGATGACGGTCCGGGAAAATCTGGAAATCGGTGCCATGCACAGGAAAGACACCGACCAGGTGAAACTGGATATGGCCGCCATGCTGGATCTTTTCCCCCGGCTGGGCGAGAGAATAAACCTGCTGGGAATGATGCTTTCCGGAGGCGAGCAACAGATGCTTGCCATGGCAAGGGCACTTTTATCCGATCCGGATATCCTTTTAATGGATGAGCCCTCCATGGGGCTTTCTCCTGCCCTTGTGGACCAGCAGTTTGAAATCATCGAAAATATCAATAAAAAGGGGACCACCATCCTCATGGTTGAGCAGAATGCAAACATGGCACTTTCCATTGCAGACCGGGGATATGTACTTCAAACCGGTGAGATTGTTCTGGATGACAGGGCTGAAAATCTTTTAAATGATCCAAGTATGCAGCGCGCATATCTGGGTGGTGAATTCTAG